In Calidithermus timidus DSM 17022, the following are encoded in one genomic region:
- a CDS encoding TolC family protein codes for MRPPNAIRSLSAFGLLLLAPVLAQQPPLTLSVALSKATAQAPVQSAQAELSDAQANLQRTLADPLLTRPVRLQAEQRLALAQANLNRARAQAESSIVQAYTQVLEALQQVALAKKSTELAQRNLEVAQIRQRNGSGTALDTKNAQARLEDAQRNQAFAEQGLLNARSNLRSLVGEFSELAPLPAALPLPEQSLLQSLLEQTPDVVQAQQRLELAKLQVELLDPSYAAKADIEAAQARVAQAEAAAREIRRGLSLQYDSLYAQVRNAFRALGIQQALLQNAQEQLAADKRRLDSGLISPLAYAQSELAALQAELAALQAQGAYLRAVYGLYAGGR; via the coding sequence ATGCGCCCACCCAACGCCATACGCTCGCTTTCAGCTTTTGGCCTACTGCTTCTCGCCCCTGTTTTAGCCCAACAGCCCCCCCTCACGCTGTCGGTGGCCCTGAGCAAAGCCACCGCACAAGCCCCAGTACAAAGCGCCCAGGCCGAACTCTCCGATGCCCAGGCCAACCTCCAGCGCACCCTGGCCGATCCCTTGCTGACCCGCCCGGTACGGCTGCAAGCCGAGCAGCGCCTGGCCTTGGCGCAAGCCAACCTCAACCGAGCCAGAGCCCAGGCCGAAAGCAGTATTGTGCAGGCTTATACCCAAGTCCTCGAGGCCCTGCAGCAAGTAGCCCTGGCTAAAAAGTCCACCGAGCTGGCCCAGCGCAACCTCGAAGTAGCCCAAATCCGTCAGAGAAATGGCTCGGGTACCGCGCTCGACACCAAGAACGCCCAAGCCCGGCTGGAAGATGCCCAGCGCAACCAAGCCTTTGCGGAGCAAGGGCTGCTCAACGCCCGCAGCAACCTGCGCAGCTTGGTGGGGGAGTTCTCGGAGTTGGCTCCGCTTCCTGCGGCTTTACCCTTGCCCGAGCAGAGCTTGCTGCAAAGCCTGCTCGAGCAAACCCCTGACGTGGTACAGGCCCAGCAGCGCCTCGAGCTCGCCAAGCTGCAAGTCGAGCTGCTCGACCCCAGCTACGCAGCCAAAGCCGACATCGAAGCCGCCCAAGCCCGAGTCGCGCAAGCCGAGGCCGCAGCACGGGAGATCCGCCGGGGGCTCAGCCTTCAGTACGACAGCTTGTACGCCCAGGTGCGAAATGCCTTTCGCGCACTCGGGATCCAACAGGCTTTGTTGCAAAACGCCCAAGAACAATTGGCCGCCGATAAACGCCGGCTTGATTCGGGGTTGATTTCTCCGCTGGCTTATGCCCAATCCGAGCTGGCTGCCCTCCAAGCCGAGTTGGCGGCTTTGCAAGCCCAGGGTGCTTATCTGCGCGCGGTGTATGGGCTGTATGCGGGAGGGCGCTGA
- a CDS encoding TolC family protein, which produces MRTPSAVHRSYLVEKRGVKSLQRRGLFILAFGVQFLAHSLAQSFYAPLQNHPLLVQARLGLEAAQAQLRAQASSVSLQAQGGNAWLNFQDPIPATQVASASVGVVFTPFPFGDTADAITQARLGVEQAALGLRQAQANLEAQALEAAYRVRLAQLGLEAAQSGARLAQASLEAVRLRAQREAASPAEVRQAEAQLRQAQLQAEDAGRNLELARRNLSDLLGASALEMLFSPHSGETIPPIPSPPLPATPPSVRQAELQLVQAQLNYARAERGIWPVAQASYTYNTSPRDSFSLSLNSRTLQPQLGYSYQNPPTTSTGQPRPESQFQLGVSLNLSPAIFEALEAGRKQVEAAQAALEAAKRSAALQEASLQAALQSAEAQVSLAQAAQQDAERSLAESRERERLGLSSPLATLQAELGLAQAQLALEQAKLNRLSRILDLYRFYAQPLSEVK; this is translated from the coding sequence GTGAGGACCCCTAGCGCCGTACATCGTAGCTACCTCGTCGAAAAGCGTGGGGTAAAGAGCCTACAGCGTAGGGGTCTGTTTATTCTGGCTTTCGGCGTCCAGTTTTTAGCCCATAGCCTGGCGCAAAGCTTTTACGCCCCCCTGCAAAACCACCCTTTGCTCGTACAGGCCCGGCTAGGGCTCGAGGCCGCCCAAGCCCAACTGCGGGCCCAGGCCAGCTCGGTAAGCCTACAGGCCCAAGGAGGAAACGCCTGGCTTAACTTTCAAGACCCCATCCCCGCTACTCAGGTAGCGAGCGCTTCGGTAGGGGTAGTCTTCACCCCCTTCCCCTTTGGCGATACTGCCGACGCCATCACCCAGGCGCGGCTGGGGGTTGAGCAAGCCGCGTTGGGGCTGCGCCAGGCCCAGGCCAACCTCGAGGCCCAAGCCCTGGAAGCCGCCTACCGGGTGCGGCTGGCCCAGCTTGGCCTCGAGGCTGCCCAAAGCGGAGCCCGGCTGGCCCAGGCGAGCCTCGAGGCCGTGCGCCTACGCGCCCAGCGCGAGGCAGCTAGCCCGGCAGAAGTGCGCCAGGCCGAAGCCCAACTCCGTCAGGCGCAGCTACAAGCTGAGGACGCGGGGCGTAACCTCGAGCTGGCCCGGCGCAACCTCAGCGATCTGCTGGGAGCATCCGCCCTCGAGATGCTTTTTTCGCCGCACAGCGGGGAGACAATCCCCCCTATTCCTTCGCCTCCTCTGCCTGCTACTCCCCCCAGTGTCCGCCAAGCCGAGCTACAGCTGGTGCAAGCCCAGCTCAACTACGCCCGGGCTGAGCGGGGCATCTGGCCGGTGGCCCAGGCCAGTTACACCTACAACACTTCACCCCGCGACAGCTTCAGCCTGAGCCTTAACAGCCGCACCTTGCAACCCCAGCTCGGCTACAGCTACCAGAACCCCCCCACAACCTCAACCGGGCAGCCCAGGCCGGAAAGCCAGTTTCAGCTGGGGGTTTCGCTAAACCTCAGCCCGGCGATCTTCGAAGCGCTCGAGGCTGGGCGCAAACAAGTCGAAGCCGCACAAGCCGCCCTCGAAGCGGCCAAGCGCAGCGCTGCCTTACAAGAGGCTTCTTTGCAAGCGGCTTTGCAAAGCGCCGAAGCCCAAGTAAGCCTGGCGCAAGCCGCCCAGCAAGACGCCGAGCGAAGCCTGGCCGAATCCCGCGAGCGCGAACGGCTGGGCCTCTCGAGCCCACTCGCCACACTCCAGGCCGAACTGGGGCTGGCCCAGGCCCAGCTCGCGCTCGAGCAAGCCAAGCTCAACCGGCTCTCCCGCATTCTTGACCTGTACCGTTTCTATGCTCAACCCCTCAGTGAGGTGAAGTGA
- a CDS encoding MarR family winged helix-turn-helix transcriptional regulator, with product MKYPSDAVLETLERLSLQLVWQFRLDLQRAFEPLGVSPMQAFALVSLREGIDQPSSLGFVMDVSPSGVSQLLAGLEERGWVRRELDRKDRRQVRVLLTEEGLGFLERLRKSWREISRERYSRLNSREIAMLCESYQKLLAPRAVGE from the coding sequence ATGAAATATCCTAGCGACGCCGTGCTAGAAACCCTCGAGCGGCTCAGCCTACAACTGGTGTGGCAGTTCCGACTCGACCTGCAACGGGCTTTTGAGCCCCTGGGTGTTTCGCCGATGCAGGCTTTTGCCCTGGTTTCGCTGCGGGAGGGAATTGATCAGCCCTCGAGCCTGGGGTTCGTGATGGACGTTTCGCCCTCCGGGGTTTCCCAGCTTTTAGCCGGACTCGAGGAGCGCGGCTGGGTGCGCCGCGAACTCGACCGCAAGGACCGGCGGCAAGTACGGGTGCTGCTTACCGAGGAAGGTTTGGGTTTTCTCGAGCGCTTGCGCAAAAGCTGGCGGGAAATCTCACGGGAACGCTACTCCCGACTCAACTCAAGGGAGATCGCGATGTTGTGTGAGAGCTATCAAAAATTGCTGGCACCTCGGGCGGTGGGAGAGTGA
- a CDS encoding SpoIID/LytB domain-containing protein: MHPLSLRLLVLLGLTLGLALAQAPVQDLVLRVLLAEASEASLSLGAHLRLSSYGEQNLPAATLKLSASGNEVLVGGQASGPWVEFQATDGLFVFEGRPYRGSLQAIAQNGTLLLINRVWLEDYLMGVVPGEVPRSFPPEVLRAQAILARTFALYRLNPKALYDICDDERCQVYLGYRAETPEHSAAVQATRGLIVSYAQQPITAVYHADSGGYTAASAEVWGGSVPYLIARPDPYSQSPKGVWGLTLSPQAVARQLLAQGVLVGEVQGLEIVQYTESGRVARLRVRGNLKSTDLAGPQATRFLRGLGLPSTRITLSGWDVTGFGVGHGVGMSQWGARGFALQGWNFKQILGYYYPGTFLSSFEVVEGLRERLLAAGYLPTQGIQSTAPFESLLSSPLGSVQ, translated from the coding sequence ATGCACCCGTTGTCGCTGCGCCTACTGGTCCTGTTGGGGCTCACGCTGGGCCTGGCCCTGGCGCAGGCGCCTGTTCAGGATCTGGTCCTGCGGGTGTTGCTGGCCGAGGCCAGCGAGGCCAGCTTGAGCCTGGGAGCCCACCTGCGGCTCAGCAGCTACGGCGAGCAAAACCTCCCCGCCGCCACGCTGAAGCTTAGCGCCTCGGGCAACGAGGTGCTTGTCGGAGGACAGGCCAGCGGCCCGTGGGTCGAGTTTCAGGCCACCGATGGGCTATTCGTCTTCGAAGGCCGGCCCTACCGGGGCAGCCTGCAGGCCATCGCCCAAAACGGCACGCTGCTGCTGATCAACCGGGTGTGGCTCGAGGACTATCTCATGGGCGTGGTGCCCGGTGAGGTGCCCCGCTCCTTCCCTCCCGAGGTGTTGCGGGCGCAGGCCATTCTGGCCCGCACCTTCGCGCTCTATCGCCTCAACCCCAAAGCCCTCTACGACATCTGCGACGACGAGCGTTGCCAGGTCTACCTGGGCTACCGCGCCGAGACCCCCGAGCACAGCGCGGCGGTGCAGGCCACCCGCGGGCTCATCGTGAGCTACGCTCAGCAACCCATCACTGCCGTCTACCACGCCGATTCAGGCGGATATACCGCCGCCTCCGCGGAGGTCTGGGGAGGCAGCGTGCCCTACCTCATCGCCCGTCCCGACCCCTACTCGCAAAGCCCCAAGGGCGTCTGGGGCCTTACCCTCTCGCCCCAGGCGGTGGCACGTCAGCTGCTCGCCCAGGGGGTGCTGGTGGGGGAGGTGCAGGGTCTCGAGATCGTGCAGTACACCGAGTCCGGGCGGGTAGCCCGGCTGCGGGTGCGCGGCAACCTCAAGAGCACCGACCTCGCAGGCCCCCAGGCCACCCGCTTCCTGCGCGGGCTGGGGCTGCCCTCGACCCGCATCACCCTCAGCGGCTGGGATGTAACGGGTTTTGGCGTGGGGCATGGGGTTGGCATGAGCCAGTGGGGAGCCAGGGGCTTCGCCCTCCAAGGCTGGAACTTCAAGCAGATCCTGGGCTACTACTACCCCGGCACCTTCCTCAGCAGCTTCGAGGTGGTCGAAGGCCTGCGTGAACGCTTGCTGGCCGCCGGCTACCTCCCCACCCAGGGCATCCAATCGACCGCGCCCTTCGAATCGCTGCTCTCGAGCCCCCTGGGATCGGTGCAGTAG
- a CDS encoding S41 family peptidase encodes MSSRKFLLGGLLGVVGLSAAMASPAQSLFDQATFFIGFYYNGPAKVPNFRELRQRYQGQLEQACRGLGEQCGYEQARAVIARIIEDLGDPFTALLSAEEEQEASRLGAGLGPVAPWIGVWARPGAGGLVVVESFPGEAAYRAGLRRGDVITQVEGQPATLQALRAAERSQRPFTLAYTRRGQTRQVEVRGSVSRESLQPRLEVQGGVAYLRVYHLYYSERFSVAERVHQLVRQAEQSGAKGIILDLRDSLTGIDDEAMLAANAFIPKVGFTYAWRFKNLDETFSVEEGKVYVQDEGQSERSLVRELSNPVQSSLPLVVLVNRNTFNSAEMLAYFLQAAGRAKVVGEQSAGALGVSGSADNALINGEFLVVSSIRMKNLDGTPFPLKLTPDVAVSDDLEALAQGRDVVLEKAREVLGVQ; translated from the coding sequence ATGTCGTCGCGCAAATTCTTGCTCGGTGGCCTGTTGGGGGTGGTGGGACTGAGTGCTGCGATGGCGTCGCCCGCCCAGAGCCTCTTCGATCAGGCTACGTTCTTCATCGGTTTCTACTACAATGGCCCGGCCAAAGTGCCCAATTTTCGCGAGTTGCGCCAGCGCTACCAGGGCCAACTCGAGCAGGCTTGTCGGGGACTGGGGGAGCAGTGCGGCTACGAGCAGGCCAGGGCGGTTATCGCGCGCATTATCGAAGACTTAGGCGACCCCTTCACCGCCTTGCTCAGCGCCGAGGAAGAGCAGGAGGCCAGCCGACTGGGCGCGGGGCTGGGGCCGGTGGCCCCCTGGATCGGGGTGTGGGCGCGTCCTGGTGCGGGTGGGTTGGTGGTGGTGGAGTCTTTCCCCGGTGAGGCCGCCTACCGCGCGGGCCTTAGGCGCGGCGACGTGATCACCCAGGTTGAGGGGCAGCCGGCCACCCTTCAAGCCCTGCGCGCCGCCGAGCGCAGCCAGCGGCCTTTCACCCTCGCTTATACCCGTCGTGGGCAAACTCGGCAGGTGGAGGTGCGCGGCAGCGTCAGCCGGGAGAGCCTGCAGCCGCGGCTCGAAGTGCAAGGCGGCGTAGCTTACCTGAGGGTCTACCACCTCTACTACTCCGAGCGCTTCAGCGTGGCCGAGCGGGTACACCAGCTCGTGCGCCAGGCCGAGCAGAGCGGAGCCAAGGGGATCATCCTGGACCTGCGCGACAGCCTCACTGGCATCGACGACGAGGCTATGCTAGCGGCCAACGCCTTCATCCCCAAAGTGGGCTTCACCTATGCCTGGCGCTTCAAAAACCTCGATGAAACCTTCAGCGTCGAGGAGGGTAAGGTCTATGTGCAGGATGAGGGTCAGAGCGAGCGCTCGCTCGTGCGAGAGCTGTCGAACCCGGTGCAGAGCTCGCTGCCATTGGTGGTGCTGGTCAACCGCAACACCTTCAACAGTGCCGAGATGCTGGCCTACTTCCTGCAAGCGGCGGGCCGGGCCAAGGTAGTGGGCGAGCAAAGCGCCGGAGCCCTGGGGGTTTCGGGCAGCGCCGACAATGCGCTGATCAACGGGGAGTTCCTGGTGGTCTCGAGCATCCGCATGAAAAACCTCGACGGCACGCCCTTCCCCCTCAAGCTCACCCCTGATGTGGCAGTAAGCGACGACCTAGAAGCCCTGGCGCAGGGTCGCGATGTGGTGTTGGAAAAAGCCCGCGAGGTACTGGGCGTTCAGTGA
- a CDS encoding S41 family peptidase, with protein sequence MQHLKRWIAALVLVLGTLSWASPAQDLFDQASFYLEFYYFGPSTLDLKALTVKYQASLDSACAQEPQTCPYDKAVPVIQQMIRELGDGHTYYQGPEALDTARQQRSGNAPSRGLRIGIAYQPIEGSRDQLVTDVVEGSPAEEAGILYGDRLIALNDRPFSEFGSPEEVQRTLSATVQSGQPFRLTLLRGPKRERLEVTLTGREINLARLPSLKLRPDGIAVLKIPDFLANNRVGPRVHELVRQAQEAGARGMILELRNNSGGSALDALIAMAAFIPNPYVLFTDRYNQERTVMSVREGKATVSDDKGTVLFSLPLERPAMWKGPLAILVNSRSASAAEYLASALKLNRVGVVIGEPSAGVGNTTTRTYRLINGGGLNISQNRAFLENGDSYPEVVRPDISVNDDLKVLAEQGRDLPFERALEALGVKQP encoded by the coding sequence ATGCAGCATCTGAAGCGATGGATCGCCGCTCTGGTCTTGGTGCTGGGCACCTTGTCTTGGGCTTCCCCGGCCCAGGACCTCTTCGACCAGGCCAGCTTTTACCTCGAGTTCTACTATTTTGGCCCCTCCACCCTCGACCTCAAGGCGCTGACGGTGAAGTACCAGGCCAGCCTCGACAGCGCCTGCGCGCAAGAACCACAGACCTGTCCCTACGACAAAGCCGTGCCCGTGATCCAACAGATGATCCGGGAGCTGGGCGATGGCCACACCTACTATCAGGGGCCCGAAGCCCTGGACACCGCCCGCCAACAGCGCAGCGGCAACGCGCCCTCGCGTGGCCTGCGCATCGGCATCGCCTACCAGCCCATCGAGGGTTCCCGCGACCAGCTCGTCACCGACGTGGTCGAAGGAAGTCCCGCCGAGGAGGCCGGAATCCTCTATGGCGACCGTCTGATCGCCCTCAACGACCGGCCTTTCAGCGAGTTTGGCAGCCCCGAGGAGGTGCAGCGCACCCTCAGCGCCACGGTGCAGAGCGGTCAGCCCTTCAGGTTGACCCTGCTGCGCGGGCCCAAGCGGGAGCGGCTCGAGGTCACCCTCACGGGGCGCGAGATCAACCTCGCCCGTCTGCCCTCGCTCAAATTGCGCCCCGATGGTATCGCCGTGCTCAAGATCCCCGACTTCCTGGCCAACAACCGCGTAGGGCCCAGAGTCCACGAGCTCGTGCGCCAGGCCCAGGAAGCCGGAGCCAGGGGGATGATCCTCGAGCTGCGCAATAACAGCGGGGGCAGTGCCCTCGACGCCCTGATCGCCATGGCTGCCTTTATCCCCAATCCCTACGTGCTCTTCACCGACCGCTACAACCAAGAGCGCACCGTCATGAGTGTCCGTGAGGGCAAAGCTACCGTCAGCGACGACAAGGGCACGGTGCTGTTCTCCCTACCCCTCGAGCGCCCGGCTATGTGGAAGGGGCCGCTGGCGATCCTGGTCAACTCGCGCAGCGCCTCGGCCGCGGAGTACCTGGCCTCGGCCTTGAAGCTGAACCGGGTAGGGGTGGTCATCGGAGAGCCCAGCGCCGGGGTGGGCAACACCACCACCCGCACCTACCGCCTCATCAACGGCGGCGGCCTCAACATCTCGCAAAATCGGGCCTTCCTCGAGAACGGCGACAGCTATCCCGAGGTGGTGCGCCCCGACATCAGCGTGAACGACGACCTCAAGGTCCTGGCCGAGCAGGGCCGCGACCTGCCTTTCGAGCGCGCGCTCGAGGCGCTGGGCGTCAAGCAGCCGTAA
- a CDS encoding LysR family transcriptional regulator translates to MQISLKQLVYFIAVAEAGSISRALTSLDVAQSVVTEAIKKLEESLGTQLFHRHARGMVLTHAGHQFLRHAHEVLAALRNAEQAIRERPDTMSGRLNLGVSSLVTAYYLPYLLDRFERVFPGVEVSLVEDRRGYIEHLLINGELDVAIMNVSSTDKQALETHTLLRAPWRVWLPSNHPLLKREAIALEELQSERLLVLKNDELDEVTQQVHRLAGYPKITVRTESIEAMRSLVAVGIGVAVLPHLMYRPWSLEGDRLESRPIIGELPRLEIGVVWRKGSELSETARQFLVIVGEHSRLHQYTEELA, encoded by the coding sequence ATGCAGATCTCGCTCAAGCAACTGGTCTACTTCATCGCCGTGGCCGAGGCGGGTTCGATCTCCCGCGCCCTGACCTCCCTCGACGTGGCCCAGTCGGTGGTCACCGAGGCCATCAAGAAGCTCGAGGAGAGCCTGGGGACCCAGCTCTTCCACCGGCACGCCCGGGGCATGGTGCTCACCCACGCGGGGCATCAGTTTTTGCGCCACGCCCACGAGGTGCTGGCCGCTTTGCGCAACGCCGAGCAGGCCATCCGCGAGCGCCCCGACACCATGAGCGGGCGGCTCAACCTGGGGGTGAGCAGCCTGGTCACCGCCTATTACCTGCCCTACCTGCTCGACCGCTTCGAGCGGGTTTTTCCGGGGGTGGAAGTCTCGCTGGTGGAGGACCGGCGGGGTTACATCGAACATCTGCTCATCAATGGCGAGCTCGACGTGGCGATCATGAACGTCTCGAGCACGGACAAGCAGGCCCTGGAGACCCACACCCTGCTGCGTGCGCCCTGGCGGGTCTGGCTGCCCTCCAATCACCCCCTGCTCAAGCGGGAGGCCATCGCCCTCGAGGAGCTCCAGAGCGAGCGCTTGCTGGTGCTCAAGAACGACGAGCTCGACGAAGTAACCCAGCAGGTCCATCGGCTGGCCGGATACCCCAAGATCACCGTGCGCACCGAGTCCATCGAGGCCATGCGCAGCCTGGTGGCGGTGGGCATCGGGGTGGCGGTGTTGCCCCACCTGATGTACCGCCCCTGGTCGCTCGAGGGCGACCGACTGGAGTCGCGCCCCATCATCGGCGAGCTACCCCGCCTCGAGATCGGCGTGGTCTGGCGCAAGGGCAGCGAGCTCTCCGAGACCGCCCGGCAATTTTTGGTGATCGTGGGGGAGCACTCGAGGCTGCACCAGTACACGGAAGAGTTGGCGTGA